In Longimicrobiaceae bacterium, a genomic segment contains:
- the ccsA gene encoding cytochrome c biogenesis protein CcsA, which produces MSGTRRWGYALALLAAASVLATFWMIFFYAPTEREMGIVQRIYYVHVPSAWVAFLAFGIVALCSMGYLWLRDDRLDAIAVSAAELGTVFTTIVLLTGPLWGKIAWGAWWVWEPRLTLTLLLWFIYVGYFMLRGATENPERGKRFAAVLGIVGAVDIPLIHVSVNWFRSQHPQPVVLRADGPQAAPEIVQTLLMGFLAFTLLFFALLLFRYGLERTRARAEALRIRAELDRPLPSAQGVPR; this is translated from the coding sequence ATGAGCGGTACCCGCCGCTGGGGCTACGCGCTCGCCCTGCTCGCCGCCGCCTCCGTCCTGGCGACGTTCTGGATGATCTTCTTCTACGCTCCCACGGAGCGGGAGATGGGGATCGTGCAGCGCATCTACTACGTGCACGTCCCCTCTGCCTGGGTGGCGTTCCTGGCCTTCGGGATCGTCGCCCTCTGCTCGATGGGGTACCTGTGGCTCCGCGACGACCGGCTGGACGCCATCGCCGTCTCCGCGGCGGAGCTGGGCACCGTGTTCACCACCATCGTCCTCCTGACGGGGCCGCTCTGGGGGAAGATCGCGTGGGGCGCCTGGTGGGTGTGGGAGCCGCGGCTGACGCTGACGCTCCTGCTCTGGTTCATCTACGTGGGCTACTTCATGCTCCGCGGCGCCACCGAGAACCCGGAGCGAGGCAAGCGCTTCGCGGCGGTGCTGGGGATCGTGGGCGCGGTCGACATCCCGCTGATCCACGTCAGCGTCAACTGGTTCCGCTCGCAGCACCCGCAGCCGGTGGTCCTGCGCGCGGACGGCCCCCAGGCCGCCCCGGAGATCGTGCAGACGCTGCTGATGGGCTTCCTGGCCTTCACGCTCCTGTTCTTCGCGCTCCTGCTCTTCCGCTACGGCCTGGAGCGGACCCGCGCGCGCGCCGAGGCGCTGCGCATTCGC
- a CDS encoding heme exporter protein CcmB — protein MGRFLGQVLVVARKDLVLELRSRERLVVSGTFAVLVAVVFSFSLDPTLRARSFAGAMIWVTVIFAGILGLGRSFGVEREQEALSGMLLAPVDRGALFLGKFLANLAILLVVEAVIFPVYALFFGLSFAGSLAGVALIVFLASVGFMLLGTLFSAVSAHTRLGETLLPVLLLPLLIPVVIFAVSGTQRLLVGRPLEEVAGNLRMLLAFDLIYLFVCTVIFGSVVEE, from the coding sequence GTGGGCCGGTTCCTGGGGCAGGTCCTCGTCGTGGCGCGCAAGGACCTGGTGCTGGAGCTTCGCTCCCGCGAGCGACTGGTGGTCTCGGGGACCTTCGCCGTCCTGGTGGCCGTGGTCTTCAGCTTCTCGCTCGACCCCACGCTCCGCGCCCGCAGCTTCGCCGGGGCGATGATATGGGTGACCGTGATCTTTGCCGGGATCCTGGGGCTGGGGCGCTCCTTCGGGGTGGAGCGCGAGCAGGAGGCGCTCTCCGGGATGCTCCTGGCGCCCGTGGACCGGGGCGCCCTCTTCCTGGGGAAGTTCCTCGCCAACCTGGCGATCCTGCTGGTGGTGGAGGCGGTGATCTTCCCGGTGTACGCCCTGTTCTTCGGGCTGTCGTTCGCCGGCTCGCTGGCGGGGGTCGCCCTGATCGTCTTTCTGGCCTCGGTGGGCTTCATGCTCCTGGGGACGCTTTTCTCGGCGGTCTCGGCGCACACCCGCCTGGGGGAGACGCTGCTCCCGGTGCTCCTCCTGCCGCTTCTGATCCCGGTGGTGATCTTCGCCGTCTCGGGGACGCAGCGGCTCCTGGTGGGGCGCCCCCTGGAGGAGGTGGCGGGGAACCTCCGGATGCTCCTGGCCTTCGACCTGATCTACCTGTTCGTATGCACCGTGATCTTCGGCTCCGTGGTGGAGGAGTGA